The Methanophagales archaeon genome segment CTCTCACCGTGTTAGCGGTACTCTGGGGAGAATAATAGATAAAGTTTTGCAAGAGGCTATATATATTTTAAAATTCACAAAAGAAGTTCTCTACTCTCTAAACTCTAACCCTAACTCCTGCTAATAATATCGTATTCATCGTATATACTGCCTACAATCACTTCCAGCAGGTCTTCCAGACAGACCAACCCCTCGGTCTTGCCCTGGTTATCCACAACAATAGCGATGTGGAACCTGCCTCGTTGAAATTCCTTCAGTAAATCATCCACTCTCTTTGTATCCGATATTAAATAAGGGGGTTTCATAAGCTTTCGTATCGAGGTCTCACCTCTATTCGCCAGCAGGTCCTTTGCGTATAGAATGCCCACGATGTTATCTTCCGTTCGCTCGAATACAGGAATCCTGGAGAAACCCGTTCTCTTTATCAACTCCACTGCATCATCAACACTCTGATTGACATCTATGCATACCATCGCATCTTTGGGAGTCATCACATTTCTCACCCTGATCTCGTCGAGTTTCAACACACCCATCATCATCTCCTTCTCGTCCTCCTCTATCGCTCCTTCCTCCTCGCCTATATCCAGCATCGTCTCCACCTCCTCCTCGGTCAGTACACGCCTTTTATACGGTGCCATGCCCATGAACCGTTCAAAAGTGCCAGTAATTGCGGATACCACTTTGATGAACGGCATGAAGAAATAAGCCATCATCTTTATCGGTTTGGAGACGATGATAGAAATCCGCTCTGCGTGGTGAACGGCGATCGTCTTGGGCATGATCTCCGCGAAGGTGAGTATCAAGAAAGTCATCACACCGGTTGCAATTGCCACGCCATAACTACCAAAGAATTCCATTGCGATAGATGTTGCTAATGCCGATGCCCCGATATTCACCATGTTATTGCCGATGAGCACAGTGGTGAGCATCGCTTCCTGCTGGTTCATCAGTTCATCTATGTCTTTCGCACCTTTCACTCCCTGCTTCACCAGTGCTCGCGCTCTTACTTTTCCAATTGCAATCAGAGCAGTCTCTGAACCAGAGAAGAAGCCAGAGAGGAGTAATAGTAGAAGAAGGATTAAAAACTTCAAGCCAAGGAGCGACAATAACACCTTCTTCCCTCCTTCAATAGTAATATTGGTATTTGCATCTTAAAAAGTTTTCGAGACATCCAATCTCTTTCTTATGGGCGTCAGCAACGCATTTAGATATCTCGAGGCATTCTGCTTCACGTCCTGCGGGTGTAACTTGCCCAGCTCGTAATCGCGTTCAAAGTGCTCATAACTATGATAAATCACATCACCGCCATATTCCTGCTCGCGTTCTATCTTAACCTCCTCAACCATCCCAAAGATTATATATCTGTAGATTTGCAGCACAGGATTACCATCAACAACTTTGGAGGGGCAGAATGCTGCCTTTATCTTACGTTCCACCTCCGATTCTGACTCGTGCACCGAGATGTAGTTATCGAGGGAGGAGGACATCTTCGCTCCGTCCAACCCGATTAAAAGCGGGGTATGGATGCATATAGGAGCTTTAAAGCCGAGCTTCGGTAAGTTCTCTCGTGCGAGCATGTGTATCTTCCGCTGATCTATGCCCCCAACTGCCACATCTATGTTGAGATATGCGATATCCATCGCCTGCATCAACGGATACAGCATCTGCGATACCTTGCGGTCTGTTTTACTGCGAGATAGTTCATCCATGCTCCTCCTCGCTCGCTTCTCTGTCGTCACGGTTGCGAGTTGTAGTAAGTCCAGCATGTATTCGGCATCAAGCTGAAAGGAAGAGCCAAGTATGTACTCGGTCTCTTCACTCAGACCAGCGGCGGCGAAGCATCTTCTGTTGTACTCTGCGGTCTCTCTTATCCGTTCAAAATCGCCTTTCTCGTTTAGATACGCATGTACATCGGCGAGGAGCACGATGATATGAAATCCAAGCCGCTGCAACTCCTTTAACTCTGTTATTATCGGTAGATGCCCGATATGTACACTGCCACTCGGCTCAAAGCCCGCATATGCTCTTAACTGTGTGCCTGATGCAAGAGCCTCTTCCAGCTCAGCTCTCGTCACTATCTCCTCCACGTTCCTTAGCAGCACCTTCATCGGGTCGCGCTCTATCATTTATTGTTACACTATAACTATACTTACTAAATGAAACCTTAACTTAACTGATCTCATGCCATGTGGATGCGGATGCGGAGGGGGAGATTCGAACTCCCGAACCCCTTCGGGATGAGGCCCTGAACCTCACGCCTTTGTCCAACTCGGCAACCTCCGCATTTATCATTTATCATTGATCCCTCTCTATCTTCATATTTGGCTTCTTCCCTATTTGTTAGATATCTGAATATTAAATAATTTACTTCAAGCTCAAGTTTATTTTGGCGTACTGAGTACCTGAGTACTCACGTAGCAACATCGCCCCAGAACGAGGGATATCTTAGAGTTATGAACTCAAGAAATAACAAGAGCGAGGAAATCACAATAAACTCTGCCTCCTGCTTCTTAACAGATAAATGAAGAATGGAACACCGAAGAAGGCTGTGATTACACCGATTGGTATCTCACCAAAGGGTAGCAATGCATCTAAGAAACGAATGCCTGCATCTGCCCATGCCATGAAAATACCCCCTAACAATGCGGAAGCAGGAAAAAGAATCCTATGGTCAGGTCCAACGAGGATTCTCGTTATGTGAGGGATGATCAGACCTACAAAGCCAATTGTTCCTGCGAAAGCCACAGCAGCAGCGGTAATGAATGCCGAAAGAACCAGAAGAATCTTCTTTACTGACTCTACATTTATACCCAGTGCCTGAGCTGACTCTTCACCGAGCAGCATTGCGTTCAGGTCTCTTGCAAAGATGTAAATCAGGAAGAAACAGACGAAGACAGAAAATGCAGTTATTTCCACCTTTTGCCAGTTTGGCGAGTCTATTCGCCCCATCAGCCATGCGTAGATATAGCCCAGGTCATGACCTGCTAAATACATCACTAAGGACAAAACAGCGCTTAAGAACAGCGAAACCGCTATCCCGGTGAGTAATAAGGTGTCCACCGGTATTCTCCCCCCCACCTTCGCAATGTTATAAACCATGAATGTGGCGAGCATAGCGCCCAGGAAAGCCATGAATGGTGTAGTGTAATCAGCGAAGAAGTAAGGGAGTAAAATAATCGAAATAGCAGCACCAACCCCGGCTCCCGATGCTATTCCTATGATGTAAGGGTCTGCCATGGGGTTCTTAAATAAGCCTTGCATTGCTGTACCCGCAGTTGAGAGCGCGAAACCCACCAGTATACCCATAATTATCCGTGGTAGTCTCACCTGGAAGATTATCACTTCATACCCGTAGGGGATAGAATGAACATCAACATCACAGAGATGGAGTTTGCTTCCAAACAGAGCGATGATTTTCAGTGGCGATATGTAAACGTTGCCTATTGGCGTTACCAGCAGGATGGTGATGCAAAGAATTACAATCAGATAAATCATCATCATCCGCCATTGGATAAATTTCTGGAGATAATTTCTGTATCTTTTACTTTGCTCAAAATCAAACGACATCCACTGCCACCACCCGCGCTCCGGGGTTCACGCTCATCAACCGCACACCCTGTGAATTCCTGCCCTGTACCGGTATGTTTCGTGCCAGTATCTTAGTCACCATTCCGTCAGAGGTGGTAATCATCAACTCATCCGCACCTTTTATATATTTTATACACACAACCTTACCCGTCTTCTCCCCTACCCGTATGCTGATAACACCCTTACCACCTCTGTGCGTCTCTCTGAACGCATCCAGCCGTGTCCTCTTCCCATAACCCCGCTCTGTTATTATGACCACAGTCGTTGCACTGGAACTCAAATCAACAGCCTCCATATCTGCTATCTCATCACCCTGTTCAAGTCGCATTCCCCGTACACCGGATGCATATCTACCCATCTCCCTCAGCTCCGCTCCATGGAACAGTATCGCCTTACCTTCTCGTGAACCCAATAATATCCCTATCTGAGCTTCGCTGCTTATCAATGCCACATCCACCAGTGAATCACCCCTATCCCGGTCTATCCGTGCGGCAACGATACCCGTAGCACGTATTGACCGCAGATTGGCAAGTGAAATCCTCTTCACCACGCCCCGTGAAGTAGCGATGATGATATAATATTCGTGTTCGTGTCCATGTTCATGTCCATGCTCCAGCGCGGTATCCACAGCCTCTGGTATTGGTAAAGCAGCTACGAACTCCTCTCCATCTGTACTGATCATATTCAGTCCGGGGATGTTTACCAGTGTTTTCCCTTTTGAATGCCTGCTACCCGGTGGTATCTCGTACGTATTCACCTGATATACCCTGCCATACCGTGTAAAGAGCAGGACACGCTCCCTTGTGGATGCGCAGATGAAATTAACGATCGCATCTCCTTCTTTATCTTTCTTCTCTATCACCGCTATACCCTTCCCTCCGCGTCTCTGCCGCTTGAATATATTCGCTGATATTCGCTTGACATAGTTACGAGCGGTGAAGAACAGGACTACTTTCTCTTCCTCCACAAAATCACGCTCACTCAATGCCAGCTTTGTCTCCTCTATCATTGTCCTTCGTGCATCACTATACTTATCCTTCAGCTCCTTCAGCTCATCCTTTATCACGCCAGATATCCGCGCTTCCGACGCCAGAACATCCTTCAACCATTTTATCCGCTCTTCCAGCTCCTTACGCTCGCTCTCTATTTTATCACGCTCTAAGGCACTCAACTTCGATAGCCGCATCTCCAGTATCTCCTTCGCCTGCTCTTCACTCAGCGCAAATCGAGCAATCAATGCCATTTTTGCGGATTTCGAATCGCTTGAGCCTCTTATTAATTGCACTACCTCTTCTATATGCGAGATTGCAACGATCAGCCCCTGCAAGATGTGCATCCTCTTCTCCGCTCGTTCCAACTCGTATTGAAGTCTTCTCGTTGTTACTTCTCGCCTGTGACTTATGTAGCACTCAATCAGCTCTTTCAGTGTCAATACCTTCGGTACGCCATCCACCAATGCAAGATTGATTACACCG includes the following:
- a CDS encoding tyrosine--tRNA ligase, translating into MIERDPMKVLLRNVEEIVTRAELEEALASGTQLRAYAGFEPSGSVHIGHLPIITELKELQRLGFHIIVLLADVHAYLNEKGDFERIRETAEYNRRCFAAAGLSEETEYILGSSFQLDAEYMLDLLQLATVTTEKRARRSMDELSRSKTDRKVSQMLYPLMQAMDIAYLNIDVAVGGIDQRKIHMLARENLPKLGFKAPICIHTPLLIGLDGAKMSSSLDNYISVHESESEVERKIKAAFCPSKVVDGNPVLQIYRYIIFGMVEEVKIEREQEYGGDVIYHSYEHFERDYELGKLHPQDVKQNASRYLNALLTPIRKRLDVSKTF
- a CDS encoding iron chelate uptake ABC transporter family permease subunit translates to MMMIYLIVILCITILLVTPIGNVYISPLKIIALFGSKLHLCDVDVHSIPYGYEVIIFQVRLPRIIMGILVGFALSTAGTAMQGLFKNPMADPYIIGIASGAGVGAAISIILLPYFFADYTTPFMAFLGAMLATFMVYNIAKVGGRIPVDTLLLTGIAVSLFLSAVLSLVMYLAGHDLGYIYAWLMGRIDSPNWQKVEITAFSVFVCFFLIYIFARDLNAMLLGEESAQALGINVESVKKILLVLSAFITAAAVAFAGTIGFVGLIIPHITRILVGPDHRILFPASALLGGIFMAWADAGIRFLDALLPFGEIPIGVITAFFGVPFFIYLLRSRRQSLL
- a CDS encoding HlyC/CorC family transporter; amino-acid sequence: MLLSLLGLKFLILLLLLLLSGFFSGSETALIAIGKVRARALVKQGVKGAKDIDELMNQQEAMLTTVLIGNNMVNIGASALATSIAMEFFGSYGVAIATGVMTFLILTFAEIMPKTIAVHHAERISIIVSKPIKMMAYFFMPFIKVVSAITGTFERFMGMAPYKRRVLTEEEVETMLDIGEEEGAIEEDEKEMMMGVLKLDEIRVRNVMTPKDAMVCIDVNQSVDDAVELIKRTGFSRIPVFERTEDNIVGILYAKDLLANRGETSIRKLMKPPYLISDTKRVDDLLKEFQRGRFHIAIVVDNQGKTEGLVCLEDLLEVIVGSIYDEYDIISRS
- the gyrA gene encoding DNA gyrase subunit A gives rise to the protein MSEEQEQRVIEVSVEEEMKSSYIDYAMSVIVGRALPDARDGLKPVHRRILFGMHELGVTHDRPHKKSARIVGDVLGKYHPHGDVAVYDTLVRMAQDFSYRYPLVDGQGNFGSIDGDAPAAMRYTEARLSKIAEELLVDLDKDTVDWVPNFDNTLKEPKVLPAKLPNLLINGTSGIAVGMATNMPPHNLREVVDGIIKVIDEPEVSIKELMEIIKAPDFPTGGIISGYKGIRDAYETGRGSIKVRAKAEIETKGKRQSIVITEIPYQVNKSKLVEEIAEFVKKFKIESVSGLRDESDREGLRIVVELKTGANASIVMNKLYKHTQLETTFGVINLALVDGVPKVLTLKELIECYISHRREVTTRRLQYELERAEKRMHILQGLIVAISHIEEVVQLIRGSSDSKSAKMALIARFALSEEQAKEILEMRLSKLSALERDKIESERKELEERIKWLKDVLASEARISGVIKDELKELKDKYSDARRTMIEETKLALSERDFVEEEKVVLFFTARNYVKRISANIFKRQRRGGKGIAVIEKKDKEGDAIVNFICASTRERVLLFTRYGRVYQVNTYEIPPGSRHSKGKTLVNIPGLNMISTDGEEFVAALPIPEAVDTALEHGHEHGHEHEYYIIIATSRGVVKRISLANLRSIRATGIVAARIDRDRGDSLVDVALISSEAQIGILLGSREGKAILFHGAELREMGRYASGVRGMRLEQGDEIADMEAVDLSSSATTVVIITERGYGKRTRLDAFRETHRGGKGVISIRVGEKTGKVVCIKYIKGADELMITTSDGMVTKILARNIPVQGRNSQGVRLMSVNPGARVVAVDVV